From Solibacillus isronensis, the proteins below share one genomic window:
- the infB gene encoding translation initiation factor IF-2, giving the protein MSKVRVHEYAKKVNKTSKEVIEVLAKHNLPVKNHMAVIDEQAVSKLNSVFKQAVEPTKDSPAKTPAKAVNVTPKRGEQGQKKVQQGQKQDRPQSASNNQQPNKASNAQGQPKSQQGEKIRNEKGNQNRNMTQNNNNNRKSGTTPNTSNNKGGNTPNRGGNTPNKGGNTQNKGGYQQRRKPGINGGKRRTHRPAPQPMVQKELPEKITFYESLSVAELAKKLHREPSEIIKKLFMLGVMATINQELDKDAIELICADYGVEVEEEIRIDKTDLDTYFDDTIVEVDENALEERPPVVTIMGHVDHGKTSLLDSIRKTKVTAGEAGGITQHIGAYQVEVNGKKISFLDTPGHAAFTTMRARGASITDIAIIVVAADDGVMPQTVEAINHAKAAEVPIIVAINKMDKPSANPDRVQQELTEHGLVPEAWGGDTIFVPISALKGEGIDQLLEMILLVSEVGELKANPTRSAIGTVIEAQLDKGRGAVATLLVQDGTLRIGDPIVVGHAYGRVRAMVNDLGRRIKTAGPSMPVEITGLSEVPQAGDRFVVFEDEKTARQVGESRSMTAIQASRSEKQRVTLDNLFEQMSQGEMKELNLIVKADVQGTVEAMASSLMKIDVEGVNVKIIHTGAGAITESDISLAAASNAIVIGFNVRPDTNAKRAADEEGVDIRLHRIIYKVIEEIEHAMKGMLDPEFEEKIVGQAEVRQTIKVSKVGTIAGSYVIEGKIVRDAGVRVIRENVVVFEGELDSLKRFKDDAKEVAKGYECGITIKNYNDIKEGDIIEAFVMEEIVRK; this is encoded by the coding sequence ATGAGCAAAGTAAGAGTTCATGAATATGCGAAAAAGGTAAATAAAACAAGTAAGGAAGTTATTGAGGTGCTTGCAAAACATAATCTGCCGGTGAAAAATCATATGGCGGTTATCGATGAGCAGGCGGTCTCAAAACTAAATTCTGTCTTTAAGCAAGCAGTGGAACCAACGAAAGATTCTCCTGCAAAGACACCTGCCAAAGCTGTAAATGTTACACCAAAACGCGGTGAACAAGGGCAGAAGAAAGTGCAGCAAGGTCAAAAGCAGGATCGTCCACAATCTGCTTCAAATAACCAACAACCGAACAAAGCTTCAAACGCCCAAGGGCAACCAAAATCGCAACAAGGCGAAAAAATAAGAAATGAAAAAGGTAACCAAAATCGAAATATGACACAAAATAACAATAATAACCGCAAAAGCGGCACAACACCAAACACTAGTAATAATAAAGGCGGCAACACGCCAAATAGAGGCGGAAATACGCCAAACAAGGGTGGCAACACTCAAAACAAAGGCGGCTATCAACAACGTAGAAAACCAGGTATCAATGGTGGTAAACGTCGTACGCATCGCCCGGCACCACAACCAATGGTGCAAAAGGAATTACCGGAAAAAATTACTTTCTATGAAAGTTTATCAGTTGCAGAACTTGCAAAAAAATTACACCGTGAGCCATCGGAAATTATTAAAAAATTATTCATGCTTGGCGTAATGGCAACAATTAACCAAGAACTTGATAAGGATGCAATTGAGTTAATCTGTGCAGACTACGGGGTAGAAGTAGAAGAAGAAATCCGTATCGACAAAACAGATTTAGATACGTACTTCGATGATACTATCGTGGAAGTTGACGAGAATGCATTAGAAGAGCGCCCACCAGTTGTAACAATTATGGGACACGTTGACCACGGTAAAACATCATTGCTTGACTCAATTCGTAAAACGAAAGTTACAGCGGGTGAAGCAGGCGGTATTACTCAGCATATCGGTGCATACCAAGTAGAAGTTAACGGGAAGAAAATTTCATTCCTTGATACTCCTGGTCACGCGGCATTCACAACAATGCGTGCGCGTGGTGCATCAATTACAGATATCGCAATTATCGTAGTTGCAGCAGATGACGGTGTAATGCCTCAAACAGTTGAAGCAATCAACCACGCAAAAGCTGCAGAAGTACCAATTATCGTAGCAATCAACAAAATGGATAAACCATCTGCCAATCCTGACCGTGTACAACAAGAGTTAACTGAGCACGGATTAGTTCCTGAAGCATGGGGTGGAGATACAATCTTCGTACCAATTTCAGCACTGAAAGGTGAAGGTATTGACCAACTTCTGGAAATGATTTTATTAGTTTCTGAAGTAGGCGAATTAAAAGCGAATCCGACTCGTTCAGCAATCGGTACAGTAATTGAAGCACAGCTTGATAAAGGCCGTGGTGCAGTTGCAACACTTTTAGTTCAAGATGGTACATTACGTATTGGTGACCCAATCGTAGTCGGTCATGCATATGGTCGTGTACGTGCAATGGTCAACGATCTTGGCCGTCGTATTAAAACAGCTGGCCCTTCTATGCCAGTTGAAATTACAGGTTTAAGCGAAGTACCACAAGCGGGCGACCGTTTCGTAGTATTCGAAGACGAAAAAACAGCTCGTCAAGTTGGTGAGTCTCGTTCAATGACTGCAATTCAAGCGTCACGTTCAGAAAAACAACGTGTAACACTTGATAACTTATTCGAACAAATGAGCCAAGGCGAAATGAAAGAGCTAAACTTAATCGTTAAAGCAGACGTACAAGGTACAGTGGAAGCAATGGCTTCTTCATTAATGAAAATTGATGTTGAAGGTGTTAACGTTAAAATCATCCACACTGGTGCGGGTGCAATTACAGAATCGGATATCTCTCTTGCTGCTGCCTCAAATGCAATCGTTATCGGATTCAACGTACGTCCGGATACAAATGCAAAACGTGCTGCTGATGAAGAAGGCGTAGATATTCGTCTACACCGTATCATCTATAAAGTAATCGAAGAAATTGAACACGCGATGAAAGGGATGCTTGATCCAGAGTTCGAAGAGAAAATCGTTGGTCAAGCGGAAGTTCGTCAAACAATTAAAGTATCTAAAGTGGGTACAATTGCAGGTTCATACGTTATCGAAGGTAAAATCGTTCGCGATGCCGGCGTACGTGTAATTCGCGAAAACGTTGTTGTGTTCGAAGGTGAACTTGATTCACTAAAACGCTTCAAAGATGATGCAAAAGAAGTTGCAAAAGGATATGAGTGTGGTATTACAATTAAAAACTACAACGACATTAAAGAAGGCGACATTATCGAAGCCTTCGTAATGGAAGAAATTGTTCGTAAATAA
- a CDS encoding DUF503 domain-containing protein — translation MIVYAEIEFMIQTAHSLKEKRAVLQRMVTRTKQKFNVSVAEIDHQDVWQRTKLALVAVASSKEAAERELMRAVHYLQSNPQWEQLDFYREYL, via the coding sequence ATGATTGTATACGCAGAAATTGAATTCATGATTCAGACTGCCCACTCATTAAAAGAAAAGCGCGCCGTCCTACAACGGATGGTTACGCGTACGAAACAAAAATTCAACGTTTCCGTTGCTGAAATTGACCATCAGGATGTATGGCAGCGTACAAAGCTTGCGCTTGTCGCAGTTGCTTCTTCCAAAGAAGCAGCTGAACGCGAGCTTATGCGTGCCGTCCATTATCTGCAGTCAAATCCGCAATGGGAACAGCTGGATTTTTATCGTGAATATTTATAA
- the truB gene encoding tRNA pseudouridine(55) synthase TruB: MNGILPLWKERGMTSHDCVFKLRKILKTKKVGHTGTLDPGVEGVLPICIGQATRIAEYLTDAGKTYEAVVSIGRTTTTEDAEGETVEQNTDFKSFTREEILQALQTLTGEIEQTPPMFSAVKVNGKKLYEYARAGQTVERPTRKITIYELELLDDAQTFEGEEVKFSIRIKCSKGTYIRTLAVQIGEALGCPAHMHELVRTASGTFTKDNCFTLAEIAEMMEAGEQEKFLLPVEYALSDYPYIEITEDIEKQIFNGQVLPMHTLLTEHDKIVYGVEGRAFAVYIAHPTKTGQMKPDKMFPEIN; this comes from the coding sequence ATGAACGGTATTTTGCCATTATGGAAAGAGCGCGGCATGACAAGTCATGACTGTGTATTTAAATTACGAAAAATATTAAAGACGAAAAAAGTAGGCCATACCGGGACACTTGATCCAGGTGTAGAAGGCGTCCTGCCAATCTGTATCGGCCAGGCAACACGCATCGCCGAATATTTAACAGATGCCGGCAAAACGTATGAAGCAGTCGTATCGATCGGACGCACGACAACAACAGAAGATGCGGAAGGCGAAACAGTCGAGCAAAATACAGATTTCAAATCGTTTACTCGTGAAGAAATTTTACAAGCACTCCAAACGCTGACAGGCGAAATTGAACAAACGCCTCCGATGTTTTCTGCGGTAAAAGTGAACGGGAAAAAGCTTTATGAGTATGCAAGAGCCGGCCAAACAGTCGAGCGCCCAACACGTAAAATTACAATTTACGAGCTGGAATTATTGGATGATGCACAAACGTTCGAAGGGGAAGAAGTGAAGTTCTCGATTCGCATCAAATGTTCAAAAGGGACGTATATTCGCACATTAGCTGTTCAGATCGGTGAAGCATTAGGCTGTCCTGCACATATGCATGAACTTGTACGAACAGCATCAGGCACATTTACTAAAGACAATTGCTTTACATTAGCCGAAATCGCGGAAATGATGGAAGCAGGGGAGCAGGAGAAGTTTCTGTTGCCTGTTGAATATGCATTATCCGATTATCCATACATTGAAATTACGGAAGACATTGAAAAGCAAATTTTCAATGGGCAAGTTCTCCCGATGCATACTTTATTAACGGAACATGATAAAATTGTTTATGGTGTAGAGGGACGAGCATTTGCGGTTTACATCGCCCATCCGACAAAGACCGGGCAAATGAAGCCGGATAAGATGTTTCCCGAAATTAATTAG
- the rnpM gene encoding RNase P modulator RnpM produces the protein MVVNKKIPLRKCVATGEMLPKKSMIRVVRSKEGEVTVDITGKKSGRGAYVSKTEDAVEMARKKNILDRQLDAKVPDEVYEELLTLIRRESIL, from the coding sequence ATGGTCGTTAATAAAAAAATTCCTTTACGCAAATGTGTTGCAACAGGCGAGATGCTTCCGAAAAAATCAATGATTCGCGTCGTTCGTTCAAAAGAGGGCGAAGTGACTGTTGATATTACAGGAAAAAAATCCGGTCGTGGAGCATATGTTTCTAAAACGGAAGATGCTGTTGAAATGGCGCGTAAAAAGAATATTTTAGATCGCCAGCTTGATGCAAAAGTGCCGGATGAGGTGTATGAGGAGCTGCTAACGCTAATCCGCCGGGAGTCGATTTTATGA
- a CDS encoding YlxQ family RNA-binding protein, translating to MTNPALLQLLGLAARARKTISGEELVVKEIRNGNAKLVFLASDASANTSKKIQDKCTFYKVEYYVFGDRYDLGHATGKEARVAIAITDSGFAKKMSSLLNEN from the coding sequence ATGACAAACCCGGCATTGCTACAGCTATTAGGTTTAGCAGCACGTGCACGAAAAACAATATCCGGAGAAGAGCTTGTCGTAAAAGAAATTCGCAACGGCAATGCAAAACTTGTCTTTTTAGCTTCGGATGCTTCGGCAAATACGAGCAAAAAGATTCAGGATAAATGTACGTTTTATAAAGTTGAGTATTATGTTTTCGGAGATCGATATGATCTTGGACATGCTACCGGGAAGGAAGCCCGTGTAGCGATTGCTATTACAGATAGCGGATTTGCTAAAAAAATGTCTAGTCTACTCAACGAAAATTAA
- the rbfA gene encoding 30S ribosome-binding factor RbfA, with product MSLRSNRVAEQMKKEITEIIARKIKDPRVGFVTVTDVAVTGDLQQATVYITSLGNDRERAETLQALEKASGFIRSEVGSRIRLRRTPELAFEFDTAIEYGNKIDALLRGLNEDK from the coding sequence ATGTCTCTACGTTCTAATCGAGTTGCTGAGCAAATGAAAAAAGAAATTACTGAAATCATTGCGCGCAAAATCAAAGATCCGCGTGTAGGCTTCGTTACGGTTACTGATGTAGCAGTAACAGGAGACTTACAGCAAGCAACTGTTTATATTACATCGTTAGGCAATGACCGCGAACGTGCGGAAACATTGCAAGCGTTAGAAAAAGCATCCGGTTTCATCCGTTCTGAAGTTGGTTCACGTATTCGCTTACGCCGTACGCCTGAACTGGCATTCGAATTCGATACAGCAATCGAATACGGAAACAAAATCGATGCTTTACTACGTGGCCTAAACGAAGATAAATAA